From Vigna unguiculata cultivar IT97K-499-35 chromosome 5, ASM411807v1, whole genome shotgun sequence, the proteins below share one genomic window:
- the LOC114185771 gene encoding LRR receptor-like serine/threonine-protein kinase IOS1 — MGTLRCFLVGFVGGLLLAVLIQAQDQSGFISIDCGAPEDVSYTESKTGINYTSDANLINTGVSKSIESDLRGKYQRQMWTVRSFPEGKRNCYKINITRGSKYLIRVSFLYGNYDDLNKTPEFDIHLGANRWGTVNINNGSNEVDMEIIHIPSQDYVQICLVDTGHGTPFISAIEFRTLPNNIYVTESGSLETYIRWDIGSNIGYRYKYDVYDRYWRYGNINNWTQLNVSISADALDQNVYKPPAIVMSTAVTPANVSAPLVISWRPADPTEQFYVYLYFMEIQELATNQTREFNIVENGKQRFSKFSPRNLLVTTLYSSSASSGKEIIYSLQKTQNSTLPPIINALEIYRVIDFPQSDTFEGDDDAITTIKSVYGVTRNWQGDPCAPVDYLWDGLNCSYSKKESPRITTLNLSSSGLSGKIDPSISNFTMLEKLDLSNNSLNGEIPDFLSNLQHLKILNLKKNNLSGLIPSALVEKSKGGSLSLSVDQNLCESGQCNEQDKESGKKKNIVAPLVASVSGVVLLLFVVAAILWTLKRRKMKALIVEKDQSQISPQNTEQDDLLIPFKKQIYSFSDIVKITNNFNTTLGRGGFGTVYHGHIEDTPVAVKMLSSSSVQGFQQFQAEVKLLMRVHHKNLTSLVGYCNEETNKGLIYEYMANGNLQEHLSGNHSKAKFFTWEERLRVAVDAALGLEYLHNGCRPSIIHRDIKSTNILLNEHFQAKLADFGLSKIIPTEGGTHVSTVVAGTPGYLDPEYFITNRLTEKSDVYSFGVVLLEIITNQAVIMRGEDSIHISDWVRSLVVKGDMKAIVDSRLEGDYDTNSVWKAVEIATACVSSNMNRRPVTSEIVIELKESLSMEVARTKYRGNHSTDLGVTLNMNTEFIPQAR, encoded by the exons TTGGAGGTCTACTTCTTGCTGTTCTGATTCAAGCTCAGGATCAATCag GATTCATCAGCATAGATTGTGGAGCTCCTGAAGATGTGAGCTATACTGAGTCCAAAACTGGCATAAACTATACTTCAGACGCAAATTTGATCAATACTGGTGTGAGTAAGTCAATAGAATCTGATCTCAGAGGAAAGTATCAACGACAGATGTGGACTGTGAGAAGCTTCCCCGAAGGAAAAAGGAACTgctacaaaataaatatcacAAGAGGCTCTAAGTATCTGATCAGGGTTAGTTTTTTGTACGGAAATTATGATGATTTAAATAAGACTCCAGAGTTTGATATTCATCTGGGGGCTAACCGGTGGGGTACAGTGAACATAAACAATGGATCAAATGAAGTGGACATGGAGATCATACATATACCTTCACAAGATTATGTACAAATCTGTCTGGTTGACACAGGCCATGGAACACCATTTATATCAGCCATAGAATTCAGAACTTTGCCTAATAATATTTACGTCACTGAATCCGGATCATTGGAAACTTACATCCGGTGGGATATAGGTTCAAACATCGGCTACAG GTACAAGTACGATGTTTATGATCGTTACTGGAGATACGGCAACATAAATAATTGGACGCAATTAAATGTTTCGATTTCTGCTGATGCTTTAGACCAGAACGTGTACAAACCGCCAGCTATTGTTATGAGCACTGCAGTTACACCTGCAAATGTTAGTGCTCCATTGGTGATAAGCTGGAGGCCAGCTGATCCAACTGAACAGTTCTATGTTTACTTGTACTTCATGGAGATTCAAGAGTTGGCGACGAATCAGACAAGAGAATTCAACATCGTGGAAAATGGTAAACAGAGGTTTTCAAAGTTTTCACCAAGGAATCTTCTTGTCACCACTTTATATAGCTCCTCAGCCTCCAGTGgcaaagaaattatatattctcTTCAAAAAACCCAAAACTCAACCCTGCCTCCCATCATCAATGCCCTTGAAATTTACAGAGTAATAGATTTCCCGCAATCAGATACGTTCGAAGGAGACG atgATGCTATTACAACCATCAAATCAGTTTATGGGGTGACAAGAAATTGGCAAGGTGATCCATGTGCCCCTGTAGATTACTTGTGGGATGGTTTGAATTGTAGTTATAGCAAAAAAGAGTCTCCAAGAATCACTACTTT GAATTTATCTTCAAGTGGGTTGTCAGGAAAGATAGATCCTTCAATCTCAAACTTCACCATGTTGGAAAAGTT gGATCTATCAAACAATAGCTTAAACGGTGAAATTCCTGATTTTCTGTCTAACTTACAACACTTAAAGATATT AAACTTGAAGAAGAATAACCTCTCTGGTTTAATTCCCTCAGCACTTGTTGAGAAATCTAAGGGAGGTTCTTTGTCACTAAG TGTGGATCAAAATCTCTGTGAATCTGGTCAATGCAACGAGCAGGACAAAGAGAgtggaaagaaaaagaacattGTTGCACCCTTAGTAGCATCAGTTAGTGGGGTTGTGCTCCTTCTCTTTGTCGTGGCAGCTATATTATGGACTcttaaaaggagaaaaatgaaAG CGTTGATAGTAGAAAAGGATCAAAGTCAGATCTCACCACAAAACACAGAACAAGATGATTTATTAATACCattcaaaaaacaaatttattcgtTCTCCGACATCGTTAAAATAACCAACAATTTCAATACAACTCTCGGTAGAGGAGGATTTGGAACTGTTTATCATGGTCATATCGAAGACACTCCAGTTGCAGTGAAAATGCTTTCCTCATCATCTGTCCAGggttttcaacaatttcaggcaGAG GTTAAACTTCTAATGAGAGTTCATCACAAAAATTTAACCTCCCTTGTTGGTTATTGTAATGAAGAAACCAATAAGGGTCTCATATATGAGTACATGGCTAATGGAAACTTACAAGAACATCTCTCTG GTAACCACAGCAAAGCAAAATTCTTCACCTGGGAAGAAAGACTCCGTGTAGCAGTTGATGCAGCCTTAG GTTTGGAGTATCTGCACAATGGTTGCAGGCCGTCCATAATCCACAGAGACATAAAATCTACAAACATATTGTTGAATGAACACTTCCAAGCAAAGTTAGCTGATTTTGGTCTGTCCAAAATTATTCCAACTGAAGGGGGAACTCACGTGTCAACTGTTGTTGCTGGTACTCCTGGTTATCTGGACCCTGA GTACTTCATAACAAACAGATTGACAGAAAAGAGTGATGTTTATAGTTTTGGTGTTGTTCTTTTGGAGATAATCACAAATCAAGCAGTGATAATGAGGGGTGAAGACAGTATTCACATAAGTGACTGGGTGAGATCGTTGGTCGTGAAAGGTGATATGAAGGCCATTGTTGACTCAAGGCTAGAAGGAGATTATGATACCAATTCAGTTTGGAAAGCAGTAGAAATAGCAACAGCATGTGTGTCTTCAAATATGAACAGAAGGCCCGTCACAAGCGAGATAGTGATTGAACTGAAGGAGTCTTTATCAATGGAAGTAGCTAGAACAAAATATAGAGgtaaccattcaacagatttaGGGGTGACCTTGAATATGAATACAGAATTTATTCCTCAAGCTAGGTAA